The following proteins come from a genomic window of Corallococcus sp. NCRR:
- a CDS encoding FHA domain-containing protein: MAPPNPKRPPRPPRPPGQQASSDDPSEELPFDDDEVAPLQADDPRPQRVPQYPAGPRKAKRRGPGERSRSDRELSPRYDWAKEYSDPGLTPAFVYVERGPGAGQLVPLRQGSITLGRSSTSDLRLQHASISRRHAQLTRRGNVFMVRDLGSQNGTFVNRLRIKGEVEIKPGDELSLGNATLRLRGPGAGPTMSRTALDPLLPRAARRRLNGVAVAVVAAVVGSAVAALISVVAMRMGDRTPARAPAEGAPAKEPGTPAAPAKEAQETEASAPAKDPTHGSPAAAKVISASDIARRGPSGQVTPSASDIARGMHPSTGAATKDAAPSALEIAKGTGTAKAGEPHADAAVVAASGRKAVPSSEPSGPPDERQRADILARYESGDVSGALAQAKRANLTPLVQQLTRFQTAEAAARTALAQQDRPRALDALSAAVRADGELSQGWSRQGISLRRQLAGMYVRTGQEAVRAQRFDEAREAFTAALKYDADNAEARSQLAALPTQAP, from the coding sequence ATGGCTCCGCCGAATCCGAAGCGTCCGCCGCGCCCTCCCCGCCCTCCAGGGCAGCAGGCGTCGTCGGATGACCCGTCGGAGGAGCTCCCGTTCGACGACGACGAGGTGGCGCCCCTGCAGGCGGATGATCCACGCCCGCAGCGCGTGCCCCAGTATCCGGCGGGCCCCCGGAAGGCGAAGCGGCGAGGCCCGGGTGAGCGCAGCCGGTCCGACCGTGAGCTGTCGCCCCGGTATGACTGGGCGAAGGAATACTCGGATCCAGGCCTGACGCCCGCGTTCGTCTACGTGGAGCGCGGGCCCGGGGCCGGGCAGCTCGTGCCCCTGCGCCAGGGCTCCATCACGCTGGGGCGGTCCTCCACGTCGGACCTGCGGCTGCAGCACGCGTCCATCAGCCGGCGCCATGCGCAGCTGACCCGGCGGGGCAACGTCTTCATGGTGCGCGACCTGGGCAGCCAGAACGGCACCTTCGTCAACCGCCTGCGCATCAAGGGCGAGGTGGAGATCAAGCCCGGTGACGAACTCAGCCTGGGCAACGCGACGCTGCGGCTGCGCGGGCCCGGGGCCGGGCCGACAATGAGCCGGACGGCGTTGGATCCACTGCTGCCTCGCGCGGCACGGCGCCGGCTGAACGGGGTCGCCGTGGCGGTGGTCGCGGCGGTCGTGGGCTCCGCGGTGGCGGCGTTGATCAGCGTGGTGGCCATGCGCATGGGGGACCGGACTCCCGCGCGGGCTCCGGCGGAAGGTGCGCCCGCCAAGGAACCTGGGACTCCAGCGGCGCCCGCGAAGGAGGCCCAGGAGACCGAGGCTTCAGCGCCCGCGAAGGACCCGACTCACGGGAGCCCGGCAGCGGCGAAGGTCATCAGCGCTTCGGACATCGCGCGAAGAGGGCCGTCGGGACAGGTGACTCCGAGTGCCTCGGACATCGCTCGAGGCATGCATCCGAGCACCGGGGCGGCGACGAAGGACGCGGCTCCGAGCGCCTTGGAGATCGCGAAGGGCACGGGGACAGCGAAGGCGGGTGAACCCCATGCGGACGCCGCGGTCGTCGCCGCGTCCGGACGGAAAGCCGTGCCCTCGAGCGAGCCTTCAGGGCCTCCGGACGAGCGCCAGCGCGCGGACATCCTCGCTCGCTACGAATCCGGCGACGTCTCCGGCGCGTTGGCCCAGGCGAAGCGCGCGAACCTCACGCCCTTGGTGCAGCAGCTCACCCGCTTCCAGACCGCCGAGGCGGCGGCCCGGACCGCCTTGGCGCAGCAGGACCGTCCCCGGGCGCTCGATGCGCTCAGCGCCGCCGTGCGGGCGGACGGGGAGCTGTCCCAGGGCTGGAGCCGCCAGGGCATCAGCCTCCGCCGCCAGCTCGCCGGGATGTACGTGCGCACGGGCCAGGAGGCCGTCCGCGCCCAGCGCTTCGACGAAGCCCGCGAGGCCTTCACCGCCGCCCTCAAGTACGACGCCGACAACGCCGAGGCCCGCTCGCAGCTGGCGGCACTGCCCACCCAGGCGCCTTGA
- the cysS gene encoding cysteine--tRNA ligase has protein sequence MSMQKEPLEPLVPGEVKVYVCGPTVYSYIHIGNARTFTSFDVVVRYLRYRGFKVTYVRNFTDVDDKIIKAAHETGEAPVDLASRFVEAFREDARALHLREPDVSPRVSETIPEIVALIQTLVDKGYAYEAKGDVYFAVDKDEDYAKLSKRHLDELCQGERVQPGDIKRQPLDFALWKAAKPGEPSWDSPWGKGRPGWHIECSAMSEKFLGRTFDIHGGALDLIFPHHENEIAQSESATGQTMAKYWMHCGFLDLEGAKMSKSLGNVVRLRDALAKVDAEALRFFFLSTHYRHPLNFGEKALQDAEGRMEYFYETLRKVDERVAGKDFGKGPLHGDPARFLTEFESAMDDDFNTASALGALSGLFGFMNELTDKPPVKDKPLVGRTLQALREQVRETSRVLGVFEDEPGEWLLRRRDRAVRERGIDVAEVERLLSERTAARAAKDFARADQVRGALKALGVDIMDTPAGTSWKVAATAS, from the coding sequence ATGTCCATGCAGAAGGAGCCGCTGGAGCCGCTCGTGCCCGGCGAAGTGAAGGTCTACGTCTGTGGGCCCACGGTCTACAGCTACATTCATATCGGGAACGCGCGCACCTTCACGTCGTTCGACGTGGTGGTCCGCTACCTGCGCTACCGGGGCTTCAAGGTGACGTACGTGCGCAACTTCACGGACGTCGACGACAAGATCATCAAGGCCGCGCACGAAACGGGTGAGGCGCCCGTGGACCTGGCCTCGCGCTTCGTGGAGGCCTTCCGCGAGGACGCCCGCGCGCTGCACCTGCGCGAGCCGGACGTGTCCCCGCGCGTGAGCGAGACCATCCCGGAGATCGTCGCCCTCATCCAGACGCTCGTGGACAAGGGCTACGCCTACGAGGCGAAGGGCGACGTGTACTTCGCCGTCGACAAGGACGAGGACTACGCGAAGCTGTCCAAGCGCCACCTGGACGAGCTGTGCCAGGGCGAGCGCGTGCAGCCCGGAGACATCAAGCGCCAGCCGCTGGACTTCGCGCTGTGGAAGGCGGCGAAGCCCGGTGAGCCGTCGTGGGACAGCCCGTGGGGCAAGGGCCGTCCGGGCTGGCACATCGAGTGCTCCGCGATGAGCGAGAAGTTCCTCGGCCGCACGTTCGACATCCACGGCGGGGCGTTGGACCTCATCTTCCCCCACCACGAGAACGAGATCGCCCAGAGCGAGTCCGCCACCGGCCAGACGATGGCGAAGTACTGGATGCACTGCGGCTTCCTGGACCTGGAAGGCGCGAAGATGTCCAAGTCGCTGGGCAACGTGGTGCGCCTGCGCGACGCGCTCGCCAAGGTGGACGCGGAGGCCCTGCGCTTCTTCTTCCTCTCCACGCACTACCGCCACCCGCTCAACTTCGGGGAGAAGGCGCTCCAGGACGCGGAAGGTCGCATGGAGTACTTCTACGAAACGCTGCGCAAGGTGGACGAGCGCGTGGCGGGCAAGGACTTCGGCAAGGGCCCGCTGCACGGCGACCCCGCGCGCTTCCTCACGGAGTTCGAGTCCGCCATGGACGACGACTTCAACACCGCGAGCGCCCTGGGCGCGCTGTCCGGGCTCTTCGGCTTCATGAACGAGCTCACCGACAAGCCGCCCGTGAAGGACAAGCCGCTGGTGGGCCGCACGCTCCAGGCGCTGCGCGAGCAGGTGCGTGAGACGTCCCGCGTCCTGGGGGTCTTCGAGGATGAACCGGGCGAGTGGCTGTTGCGCCGCCGCGACCGCGCGGTGCGTGAGCGCGGCATCGACGTGGCGGAGGTGGAGCGGCTGCTCTCCGAGCGGACCGCCGCGCGCGCCGCGAAGGACTTCGCCAGGGCGGACCAGGTGCGAGGCGCCCTCAAGGCCCTGGGCGTGGACATCATGGACACGCCTGCCGGCACCTCCTGGAAGGTGGCGGCGACAGCCTCCTGA
- a CDS encoding M28 family metallopeptidase — protein MKLLPALFVSLCSLGPVPVLAAGAPTVTPQEKTAEQAITADLLRAHVRFLASDLLEGRGPGTRGDALAQEYIATQFEGLGLKPGAEDGGYLQRFDLMGIHSRPGAMTFQAKAGRVELQPREDFIAVSGVQAPEAKLDASELVFVGYGIVAPEYQWDDFKGADLKGKTLVILNNDPEDDPRLFGGKARLWYGRWDYKYEQAAKTGAAGAIIIHTTPSAGYPWQVVRTSWTGEQFELPAGDAPRLQVKAWTTEDATKQVMKLAGQDLDALRAAAQKRDFHPVPLGMKVSLGLTNEVRRRPTANVLGLLPGSDPTLAKEVVLYSAHHDHLGKKDDGKPGEDVIYNGALDNAAGVASMLSVARAFTALPTPPRRSILFAAVAAEEYGLLGSAYLAAHPPVPPGRIAANINVDGGNVLGRTRDITVIGLGKSSLDTYVTAMAKTQGRTVKADQLSDRGFFYRSDQFNFARQGIPAAYFGSGMDFIGRPEGWGKQQRAQWEAKHYHQPSDEVRPEWDLSGAVEDTRLFFLVGAQVAKALAMPVWNKGDEFEAARLKSLEALKAPAAK, from the coding sequence ATGAAGCTCCTCCCCGCGCTGTTCGTCTCGCTGTGCTCCCTGGGCCCGGTGCCCGTCCTGGCGGCGGGCGCCCCCACCGTCACGCCGCAGGAGAAGACGGCCGAACAGGCCATCACGGCGGACCTCCTGCGCGCGCACGTGCGCTTCCTCGCGAGCGACCTGCTGGAGGGCCGGGGCCCCGGCACGCGCGGCGACGCGCTGGCGCAGGAGTACATCGCCACGCAGTTCGAGGGCCTGGGCCTCAAGCCGGGCGCCGAGGACGGCGGCTACCTCCAGCGCTTCGACCTGATGGGCATCCACAGCCGCCCCGGCGCCATGACCTTCCAGGCGAAGGCGGGGCGCGTGGAGCTCCAGCCGCGCGAGGACTTCATCGCCGTCTCCGGCGTGCAGGCGCCCGAGGCGAAGCTGGACGCGTCCGAGCTCGTCTTCGTGGGCTACGGCATCGTCGCGCCGGAGTACCAGTGGGACGACTTCAAGGGCGCGGACCTGAAGGGCAAGACGCTGGTCATCCTCAACAATGATCCGGAGGACGACCCGCGCCTCTTCGGGGGCAAGGCGCGCCTCTGGTACGGCCGCTGGGACTACAAATACGAGCAGGCGGCGAAGACGGGCGCGGCGGGCGCCATCATCATCCACACCACGCCCAGCGCGGGCTATCCGTGGCAGGTGGTGCGCACGTCGTGGACCGGCGAGCAGTTCGAGCTGCCCGCCGGGGACGCGCCCCGCCTCCAGGTCAAGGCCTGGACCACCGAGGACGCCACGAAGCAGGTGATGAAGCTCGCGGGGCAGGACCTGGACGCGCTGCGCGCCGCCGCCCAGAAGCGCGACTTCCACCCGGTGCCGCTCGGCATGAAGGTGTCCCTGGGCCTCACCAACGAGGTGCGCCGCCGGCCCACCGCGAACGTGCTGGGCCTCCTGCCCGGCAGCGACCCCACGCTGGCGAAGGAAGTGGTGCTCTACAGCGCGCACCATGACCACCTGGGCAAGAAGGACGACGGCAAGCCCGGCGAGGACGTCATCTACAACGGCGCACTGGACAACGCGGCAGGCGTCGCCTCGATGCTGTCCGTGGCCCGCGCCTTCACCGCGCTGCCCACGCCTCCGCGCCGCTCCATCCTCTTCGCTGCGGTGGCCGCGGAGGAGTACGGCCTGCTGGGCTCCGCGTACCTCGCGGCGCATCCTCCCGTGCCTCCGGGCCGCATCGCCGCGAACATCAACGTGGACGGCGGCAACGTACTGGGCCGCACGCGGGACATCACCGTCATCGGCCTGGGCAAGTCCTCCCTGGACACCTACGTCACCGCGATGGCGAAGACGCAAGGTCGCACGGTGAAGGCGGATCAGCTCTCCGACCGCGGGTTCTTCTACCGCTCGGATCAATTCAACTTCGCGCGGCAGGGCATCCCCGCCGCCTACTTCGGCAGCGGCATGGACTTCATCGGCCGGCCGGAGGGCTGGGGCAAACAGCAGCGCGCCCAGTGGGAGGCGAAGCACTACCATCAGCCCTCCGACGAGGTCCGCCCGGAGTGGGACCTGTCCGGCGCGGTGGAGGACACGCGGCTGTTCTTCCTGGTGGGCGCCCAGGTGGCGAAGGCCCTGGCGATGCCCGTATGGAACAAGGGCGACGAGTTCGAGGCCGCTCGCCTGAAGTCCCTGGAGGCACTGAAGGCCCCGGCCGCGAAGTAG
- a CDS encoding CarD family transcriptional regulator, producing MQTSFKTGDKAVYPGQGVGEVMGIEHTEVAGQRQSFYVLRILENGMRIMIPINKVGSVGLREIISEEDVKQVYSILREKDISVDSTTWNRRYREYMEKIKTGSVFEIAEVLRDLYLLKGDKDLSFGERKMLDTARSLLIKELSLAKDCSEEEVESDLKKIFNLA from the coding sequence GTGCAGACCAGCTTCAAGACTGGTGACAAGGCGGTTTATCCGGGCCAGGGCGTCGGTGAGGTGATGGGCATCGAGCACACCGAGGTCGCCGGGCAGCGCCAGTCGTTCTACGTGCTGCGCATCCTGGAGAACGGGATGCGGATCATGATCCCGATCAACAAGGTCGGGTCGGTCGGCCTCCGGGAGATCATCAGCGAGGAGGACGTCAAGCAGGTCTATTCCATCCTCCGCGAGAAGGACATCTCCGTCGACTCCACCACGTGGAACCGCCGGTACCGCGAGTACATGGAGAAGATCAAGACGGGCTCCGTCTTCGAAATCGCCGAGGTGCTCCGCGACCTGTACCTGCTCAAGGGTGACAAGGACCTGTCGTTCGGCGAGCGCAAGATGCTGGACACGGCGCGCTCGCTGCTGATCAAGGAGCTGTCGCTGGCCAAGGACTGCTCCGAGGAAGAGGTCGAGTCCGACCTGAAGAAGATCTTCAACCTCGCCTGA
- the uvrB gene encoding excinuclease ABC subunit UvrB, with protein MPDFEIVSEHKPQGDQPRAIGELTEGLLRGDRYQTLLGVTGSGKTFTMANLIANVKRPALVIAHNKTLAAQLYGEFKALFPNNAVEYFVSYYDYYQPEAYVPSTDTFIEKDSSINDNIERMRHSATHSLRTRNDVIIVASVSCIYGLGAARSYVDLAIRASVGEDMGRDGFMRKLVEAQYERNDLDFHRGTFRARGDTVEVFPAYEEERAVRVSFFGDEVERITEFDPLRGQTLGQLEKIVIFPASHYVAGADARQNAMRTIREELAEQLQKFKAEGKLLEAQRLEQRTMFDLEMIEQVGYCNGIENYSRHFTGRAPGEAAPCLIDYFPRDLLVLIDESHQTVSQIGAMYRGDRARKETLVNFGFRMPSALDNRPLKFVEFEEMVPQAVFVSATPAEYELQKSKGVVVEQIIRPTGLTDPEVETRPAGNQVDDLLEEVRVRVSRNERVLVTTLTKRMAEDLTEYYSDVGVKVRYLHSDIDAIQRMAIIRDLRRGEFDVLVGINLLREGLDIPEVSLVAILDADKEGFLRSHVSLIQTIGRAARNVNGRVIMYSDQMTDSMKRAMEETTRRRDIQRAYNLEHGITPRSVKSNITDFTENIPDYDAGAGALPMAAEGENDLLEPKEIKRLIAEFTADMLKAADEMQFEKAAEFRDRVQLLKDMDLGLKPASRSLLRAPAKAVDQPGTTPKKGRGRGRPSSSGSGSSGASGAAKPAARSRSRKN; from the coding sequence ATGCCGGACTTCGAAATCGTCAGTGAGCACAAGCCGCAGGGCGACCAGCCAAGGGCCATTGGGGAGCTGACCGAGGGCCTGCTTCGCGGCGACCGCTATCAGACCCTCCTGGGTGTCACCGGCTCGGGCAAGACGTTCACGATGGCGAACCTCATCGCGAACGTGAAGCGCCCCGCGCTGGTCATCGCGCACAACAAGACGCTGGCGGCGCAGCTGTACGGCGAGTTCAAGGCGCTCTTCCCGAACAACGCCGTCGAGTACTTCGTCTCGTACTACGACTACTACCAGCCCGAGGCCTACGTCCCGTCGACGGACACCTTCATCGAGAAGGACTCGTCCATCAACGACAACATCGAACGGATGCGCCACTCGGCGACGCACAGCCTGCGCACCCGCAACGACGTCATCATCGTGGCCAGCGTGTCCTGCATCTACGGCCTGGGCGCCGCGCGCAGCTACGTGGACCTGGCCATCCGCGCCTCCGTGGGCGAGGACATGGGCCGCGACGGCTTCATGCGCAAGCTCGTGGAGGCCCAGTACGAGCGCAACGACCTGGACTTCCACCGCGGCACCTTCCGCGCCCGCGGCGACACCGTGGAGGTGTTCCCCGCCTACGAGGAAGAGCGCGCCGTGCGCGTCAGCTTCTTTGGCGACGAGGTGGAGCGCATCACCGAGTTCGACCCGCTGCGCGGCCAGACGCTGGGCCAACTGGAGAAGATCGTCATCTTCCCCGCCAGCCACTACGTCGCCGGCGCCGACGCGCGCCAGAACGCCATGCGCACCATCCGCGAGGAGCTGGCCGAACAGCTCCAGAAGTTCAAGGCGGAGGGCAAACTGCTGGAGGCGCAGCGGCTGGAGCAGCGCACCATGTTCGACCTGGAGATGATCGAACAGGTTGGCTACTGCAACGGCATCGAGAACTACTCGCGCCACTTCACCGGGCGCGCGCCGGGAGAGGCGGCCCCGTGCCTCATCGACTACTTCCCGCGCGACCTGCTGGTGCTCATCGACGAGAGCCATCAGACGGTGTCCCAGATTGGCGCCATGTACCGGGGCGACCGCGCCCGCAAGGAGACGCTGGTCAACTTCGGCTTCCGCATGCCCAGCGCGCTGGACAACCGGCCGCTGAAGTTCGTTGAGTTCGAGGAGATGGTCCCCCAGGCCGTCTTCGTCTCCGCGACCCCCGCCGAGTACGAGCTGCAGAAGTCCAAGGGCGTGGTGGTGGAGCAGATCATCCGCCCCACCGGCCTGACCGACCCGGAGGTGGAGACGCGCCCCGCCGGCAACCAGGTGGACGACCTGTTGGAAGAGGTCCGCGTGCGCGTGTCGCGCAACGAGCGCGTGCTGGTGACCACGCTCACCAAGCGCATGGCGGAGGACCTCACCGAGTACTACAGCGACGTGGGCGTGAAGGTCCGCTACCTGCACTCGGACATCGACGCCATCCAGCGCATGGCCATCATCCGCGACCTGCGCCGGGGCGAGTTCGACGTGCTCGTGGGCATCAACCTGCTGCGCGAGGGTCTGGACATCCCCGAGGTGTCGCTCGTGGCCATCCTGGACGCCGACAAGGAAGGCTTCCTGCGCAGCCACGTGTCGCTCATCCAGACCATTGGCCGCGCGGCGCGCAACGTGAACGGGCGCGTCATCATGTATTCGGATCAGATGACCGACTCCATGAAGCGCGCCATGGAGGAGACGACGCGCCGCCGCGACATCCAACGCGCGTACAATCTGGAGCACGGCATCACGCCGCGGTCGGTGAAGAGCAACATCACCGACTTCACGGAGAACATCCCGGACTACGACGCGGGCGCGGGCGCGCTGCCCATGGCGGCGGAAGGCGAGAACGACCTCCTGGAACCCAAGGAGATCAAGCGCCTCATCGCGGAGTTCACCGCCGACATGCTCAAGGCCGCGGACGAGATGCAGTTCGAGAAAGCCGCCGAGTTCCGCGACCGCGTCCAACTGCTCAAGGACATGGACCTGGGGCTCAAGCCCGCCTCGCGTTCGCTCCTGCGCGCGCCGGCCAAGGCCGTGGATCAGCCCGGCACCACGCCGAAGAAGGGGCGCGGACGCGGGCGTCCGTCCTCGTCTGGAAGCGGTTCATCTGGCGCGTCCGGGGCGGCGAAGCCCGCGGCCCGTTCGCGGTCACGCAAGAACTAG
- a CDS encoding DUF507 family protein — translation MRLYPKVIPIISREAIQQLMQDGDIEVEPMRVADAEMDLSAIMREYLANEERVNQATREALERRGYDYSKFNQVKREMADVRGFKMGDEGIEYVINQMIEFLLISRNVEEVYSPDNVLRQKMFQGMKKHLDVDDEIDREARSRLKHLQEGTSAFDIEYNKTVEQIRRARGLI, via the coding sequence ATGAGGCTGTATCCGAAGGTGATCCCGATCATCTCGCGCGAGGCCATTCAGCAGCTCATGCAGGACGGGGACATCGAGGTGGAGCCGATGCGCGTGGCCGACGCCGAGATGGATCTCTCCGCCATCATGCGCGAGTACCTCGCCAACGAAGAGCGTGTGAACCAGGCGACGCGCGAGGCCCTGGAGCGTCGGGGATATGACTACTCCAAGTTCAACCAGGTGAAGCGCGAGATGGCGGACGTGCGCGGCTTCAAGATGGGGGACGAGGGCATCGAGTACGTCATCAACCAGATGATTGAGTTCCTCCTCATCAGCCGGAACGTCGAGGAGGTCTACTCCCCCGACAACGTGCTGCGTCAGAAGATGTTCCAGGGCATGAAGAAGCACCTGGACGTCGACGACGAGATCGACCGGGAGGCCCGCTCGCGGCTGAAGCACCTGCAGGAAGGCACGAGCGCCTTCGACATCGAGTACAACAAGACGGTCGAGCAGATCCGCCGCGCCCGCGGTCTGATTTAG
- the uvrC gene encoding excinuclease ABC subunit UvrC, producing MDIRLQEKLDALPTEPGVYLMKDKRGTIIYVGKAINLRSRVRSYFNRSGDTRVFVSLLDTMLGDLETVLVHNEKEALLLENELIKKHKPRFNVLLKDDKQFISLRLDRTQPFPRLEVVRKYEKDGARYFGPYSSAGAIRETLRLINRFFRLRTCTDHVLANRKRPCLLYQIGRCPAPCVHPVPPEEYRKSVDEVAMFLEGKAGQLIEGLRARMKRASMELKFEEAARVRDQLLAIERSLERQKVATTDFKDQDVFALYREGDRILFYVLHVRQGRLNGGQAFPFGSQEFPDDELLASFVNLYYDQGGFVPEEVLLPLEPGDGTDGLEALLTERKGERVRVFVPKRGEKHELVNMAVKNAEQAFLERKRTKDETDTVLSRLQSKLGLRNFPRRMECYDISHFQSSSIVASQVAVTDGETDKSRYRKYKIKTVEKQDDFASMYEVITRRLKRGLEDNDLPDLLVIDGGKGQLASAHAAMKDLGVEGVDVVGLAKSRDQEVFDRDAESAKSPERVFVLGRKDPIVLPQNSAEMFMLTRMRDEAHRFAITFQGKSMRKSSLRSALEDIPGVGEGRRKMLLRHFGSLKRVGEASIEELTEVVGPAMAERVHAGLHGDPEDDTEDPVREASLDDASEPVHEKADGGSPPGAA from the coding sequence ATGGACATCCGGCTGCAGGAGAAGCTGGACGCGCTGCCCACCGAGCCCGGCGTGTACCTGATGAAGGACAAGCGCGGGACCATCATCTACGTGGGCAAGGCCATCAACCTGCGCAGCCGCGTGCGCAGCTACTTCAACCGCTCCGGAGACACCCGCGTCTTCGTGTCGCTCCTGGACACGATGCTGGGCGACCTGGAGACGGTGCTCGTTCACAACGAGAAGGAGGCCCTCCTTCTTGAGAACGAGCTGATCAAGAAGCACAAGCCGCGCTTCAACGTCCTGCTCAAGGACGACAAGCAGTTCATCTCCCTGCGCCTGGACCGCACCCAGCCGTTTCCCCGGCTGGAGGTGGTGCGCAAGTACGAGAAGGACGGCGCGCGCTACTTCGGGCCGTACTCCAGCGCGGGCGCCATCCGCGAAACGCTGCGCCTCATCAACCGCTTCTTCCGCCTGCGCACCTGCACGGACCACGTGCTCGCCAACCGCAAGCGGCCGTGCCTGCTGTACCAAATCGGACGGTGCCCGGCCCCGTGCGTCCATCCGGTGCCCCCGGAGGAGTACCGCAAGAGCGTGGACGAGGTGGCCATGTTCCTGGAGGGCAAGGCCGGGCAGCTCATCGAAGGGCTGCGCGCGCGGATGAAGCGCGCGTCCATGGAGCTGAAGTTCGAGGAGGCCGCGCGGGTGCGCGACCAGTTGCTCGCCATCGAGCGCAGCCTGGAGCGCCAGAAGGTGGCCACCACGGACTTCAAGGACCAGGACGTGTTCGCGCTGTATCGCGAGGGCGACCGCATCCTGTTCTACGTGCTGCACGTGCGGCAGGGCCGGCTCAACGGCGGCCAGGCCTTCCCCTTCGGCAGCCAGGAGTTCCCGGACGACGAGCTGCTCGCCTCGTTCGTGAACCTCTACTACGACCAGGGCGGCTTCGTGCCGGAGGAGGTCCTGCTGCCCCTGGAGCCCGGCGACGGCACGGACGGCCTGGAGGCCCTGCTCACGGAGCGCAAGGGCGAGCGCGTGCGCGTCTTCGTCCCCAAGCGCGGGGAGAAGCATGAGCTGGTGAACATGGCGGTGAAGAACGCGGAGCAGGCGTTCTTGGAGCGCAAGCGCACCAAGGACGAAACCGACACCGTGCTGTCACGGCTCCAGTCCAAGCTGGGCCTGCGCAACTTCCCGCGCCGCATGGAGTGCTACGACATCTCCCACTTCCAGAGCTCCTCCATCGTGGCGTCCCAGGTGGCCGTGACGGACGGGGAGACGGACAAGTCGCGCTACCGCAAATACAAGATCAAGACGGTGGAGAAGCAGGACGACTTCGCCAGCATGTACGAGGTCATCACCCGCCGGCTCAAGCGCGGCCTGGAGGACAACGACCTGCCGGACCTGCTCGTCATCGACGGCGGCAAGGGTCAGCTCGCCAGCGCGCACGCGGCCATGAAGGACCTGGGCGTGGAGGGCGTGGACGTGGTGGGCCTGGCCAAGAGCCGGGATCAGGAGGTCTTCGACCGCGACGCGGAGAGCGCGAAGAGCCCCGAGCGCGTCTTCGTCCTGGGTCGCAAGGATCCCATCGTCCTGCCGCAGAACTCAGCGGAAATGTTCATGCTCACCCGCATGCGGGACGAGGCCCACCGCTTCGCCATCACCTTCCAGGGCAAATCCATGCGCAAGAGCTCCTTGCGTTCGGCGCTGGAGGACATTCCCGGCGTGGGCGAAGGACGGCGGAAGATGTTGCTGCGCCACTTCGGTTCTCTCAAGCGGGTGGGGGAGGCCAGCATCGAGGAGCTGACCGAGGTCGTGGGCCCGGCGATGGCCGAGCGCGTCCACGCGGGCCTGCATGGCGACCCCGAGGACGACACCGAGGACCCCGTGCGCGAGGCGTCCCTGGATGACGCTTCCGAACCCGTGCACGAAAAAGCGGATGGAGGGTCGCCACCCGGTGCGGCATGA
- a CDS encoding di-heme oxidoredictase family protein, whose protein sequence is MTEEAVLWHGGEAERAREGFRNLSTSDRDAQVRILQSL, encoded by the coding sequence ATGACGGAAGAGGCCGTGTTGTGGCACGGCGGTGAGGCGGAGCGGGCGCGGGAGGGGTTCCGCAACCTGTCCACCAGCGACCGGGACGCACAGGTGCGCATCCTCCAGTCGCTGTAG
- a CDS encoding DUF3108 domain-containing protein, producing MKPMRTLVAACLAFSALGANSGQAQEAQPRPINILSPSRLPTVTDTADPAKPAAAAENTGDASAAPAPEEPVVAVKPCEQGLPVLRSPLAFKPGELLEFEMDAMGAKAGKLTMRVQRPANGSLPVLVEAQTNTLFSKVRRVRGSATSYLHPKTLRPSRYTEEAVENEQRRKVNVDFGAQDKSVKVDYQIGDRPKGHFDYAYDKDGLDVAGAIYLIRQLPLKKDLPVCFDVYGIRRMWRMTATVVEREHVSLPLGEFDAWHLAGTAVRLDRPSQTRDVHVWITDDDRRLPLAAVGAIDLGAVRLTLSGVKRPGEKPMEAQGKEDLKW from the coding sequence ATGAAACCCATGCGCACCCTCGTCGCGGCCTGCCTCGCCTTCAGCGCCCTTGGCGCCAACTCGGGACAGGCCCAGGAGGCCCAGCCCCGCCCCATCAACATCCTGAGCCCCTCCAGGCTCCCGACGGTGACGGACACCGCTGATCCGGCGAAGCCCGCGGCGGCCGCGGAGAACACCGGCGACGCGTCCGCCGCACCTGCCCCCGAGGAGCCCGTCGTCGCGGTGAAGCCGTGTGAGCAGGGTCTGCCCGTGCTGCGCTCGCCGCTGGCCTTCAAGCCGGGGGAGTTGCTCGAGTTCGAAATGGACGCCATGGGCGCGAAGGCGGGCAAGCTCACCATGCGCGTGCAGCGCCCCGCCAACGGCTCGCTGCCGGTGCTGGTGGAGGCGCAGACGAACACGCTGTTCTCCAAGGTGCGCCGGGTGCGCGGCAGCGCGACCAGCTACCTGCACCCCAAGACGCTGCGCCCCTCGCGCTACACCGAGGAGGCCGTGGAGAACGAGCAGCGCCGCAAGGTGAACGTGGACTTCGGCGCGCAGGACAAGAGCGTCAAGGTGGACTACCAGATCGGGGACCGCCCCAAGGGCCACTTCGACTACGCCTACGACAAGGACGGCCTGGACGTCGCGGGCGCCATCTACCTCATCCGCCAGCTGCCCCTGAAGAAGGACCTGCCGGTGTGCTTCGACGTGTACGGCATCCGCCGCATGTGGCGCATGACGGCCACCGTGGTGGAGCGCGAGCACGTGTCGCTGCCCCTGGGCGAGTTCGACGCCTGGCACCTGGCCGGCACCGCCGTGCGCCTGGACCGGCCGTCGCAGACGCGCGACGTGCACGTCTGGATTACCGACGACGACCGCCGCCTCCCGCTGGCCGCCGTGGGCGCCATCGACCTGGGCGCGGTGCGGCTGACGCTGTCCGGCGTGAAGCGTCCCGGTGAAAAACCCATGGAGGCGCAGGGCAAGGAAGACCTCAAGTGGTAA